A genomic window from Phoenix dactylifera cultivar Barhee BC4 chromosome 7, palm_55x_up_171113_PBpolish2nd_filt_p, whole genome shotgun sequence includes:
- the LOC103710439 gene encoding uncharacterized protein LOC103710439, giving the protein MRKVRRVPPMESSPSSSSYMTAGEEARARFRYEGLLQDYEELVKETEAKKKKLQQIKQKKLGLFAAVKFLRRKYKSLLETQSQATPYRLKKQTRKMQASVRLCRPPNAVVRSEVPTKHRNQRAMESSAPSTSAVIDLNQISLPNGEEMEEFHGRSEPLKMEKLKWCGRADDDLKLPICGGVENNSNRVGKRKISWQDQVALRV; this is encoded by the exons ATGAGGAAGGTGAGAAGGGTTCCTCCCATGGAGTCGTCTCCATCGTCTTCGTCGTACATGACCGCTGGGGAGGAGGCCAGGGCGCGGTTCAGGTACGAGGGGCTCTTGCAGGACTATGAGGAGTTGGTAAAG GAAACTgaagcaaagaagaagaaattgcaGCAGATAAAACAGAAGAAACTCGGGCTCTTTGCTGCAGTCAA ATTCTTGCGGAGAAAATACAAGAGTTTATTAGAAACCCAATCTCAGGCCACCCCATACAGACTCAAGAAACAAACCCGCAAAATGCAAGCATCTGTTCGTCTCTGTCGACCGCCGAATGCGGTTGTTCGAAGTGAAGTACCCACAAAACATAGGAATCAAAGAGCAATGGAATCTTCAGCTCCAAGCACTTCTGCTGTGATAGATTTGAATCAAATCTCTTTGCCG AATGGTGAAGAAATGGAGGAGTTTCATGGGAGGTCAGAGCCCCTGAAGATGGAGAAACTTAAATGGTGTGGGAGAGCGGATGATGATCTTAAGTTACCAATTTGTGGAGGTGTTGAGAACAATTCAAACAGGGTGGGTAAGAGGAAAATTTCATGGCAAGATCAGGTAGCTCTTAGGGTTTGA
- the LOC103710438 gene encoding protein GrpE-like isoform X1 encodes MGRQRRPMRSKKRVQENQEYIPLLKLKRKKTSSQADLDDEILEEDGANDGSFVDTEEKVASAVMVSLQSYKEALANNDPSKVAEVEAFLQLIEAEKNYLAAKVVTLTGELSKEQDRILRIRADFDNFRKRMERKNLSLMTNLQGEVIESLLPVLDEFESAKAEIKVDSEGEEKINNSYQSIYKRFLEILNSLGVEVVETVGNPYDHSLHELIMLEESTEFEEGIIIQEVQKGYKLGERLLCPSMVKVSVGPGPAKPGR; translated from the exons ATGGGGAGACAACGGAGGCCAATGCGGTCGAAGAAACGCGTCCAAG AAAATCAAGAATACATCCCTCTGCTCAAACTAAAAAGGAAAAAGACTTCATCACAGGCAGATTTAGATGATGAAATCCTTGAAGAGGATGGTGCAAATGATGGCAGCTTTGTTGATACGGAAGAAAAGGTTGCTTCTGCTGTCATGGTATCACTGCAATCATATAAAGAAGCTTTGGCTAATAATGATCCATCAAAAGTTGCTGAGGTAGAGGCCTTTCTCCAGTTAATTGAAGCAGAGAAGAAttatcttgcagccaaagttgTTACTTTGACTGGAGAGTTGTCAAAAGAACAGGACCGCATTCTTAGGATCCGTGCGGACTTtgataattttaggaaaaggatGGAGAGAAAAAATCTTTCTCTGATGACAAATTTGCAAGGAGAAGTTATAGAGAGCTTGTTGCCTGTTTTAGACGAATTTGAAAGTGCTAAAGCTGAGATAAAGGTGGATtctgaaggagaagagaaaataaACAACAGTTATCAGAGCATCTATAAACGGTTTCTGGAGATTTTGAATTCGTTAGGTGTTGAAGTTGTGGAAACTGTTGGCAATCCATATGATCATTCG CTCCATGAGTTAATAATGCTTGAGGAATCAACGGAGTTTGAAGAAGGCATTATAATTCAAGAAGTTCAGAAGGGTTACAAACTTGGGGAAAGGCTCTTGTGTCCATCGATGGTGAAGGTATCTGTAGGACCAGGCCCTGCAAAGCCTGGAAGATAG
- the LOC103710438 gene encoding protein GrpE-like isoform X2 has protein sequence MGRQRRPMRSKKRVQENQEYIPLLKLKRKKTSSQADLDDEILEEDGANDGSFVDTEEKVASAVMVSLQSYKEALANNDPSKVAEVEAFLQLIEAEKNYLAAKVVTLTGELSKEQDRILRIRADFDNFRKRMERKNLSLMTNLQGEVIESLLPVLDEFESAKAEIKVDSEGEEKINNSYQSIYKRFLEILNSLGVEVVETVGNPYDHSEQSLHFLSINIVTLPFQPLFCCKSSMS, from the exons ATGGGGAGACAACGGAGGCCAATGCGGTCGAAGAAACGCGTCCAAG AAAATCAAGAATACATCCCTCTGCTCAAACTAAAAAGGAAAAAGACTTCATCACAGGCAGATTTAGATGATGAAATCCTTGAAGAGGATGGTGCAAATGATGGCAGCTTTGTTGATACGGAAGAAAAGGTTGCTTCTGCTGTCATGGTATCACTGCAATCATATAAAGAAGCTTTGGCTAATAATGATCCATCAAAAGTTGCTGAGGTAGAGGCCTTTCTCCAGTTAATTGAAGCAGAGAAGAAttatcttgcagccaaagttgTTACTTTGACTGGAGAGTTGTCAAAAGAACAGGACCGCATTCTTAGGATCCGTGCGGACTTtgataattttaggaaaaggatGGAGAGAAAAAATCTTTCTCTGATGACAAATTTGCAAGGAGAAGTTATAGAGAGCTTGTTGCCTGTTTTAGACGAATTTGAAAGTGCTAAAGCTGAGATAAAGGTGGATtctgaaggagaagagaaaataaACAACAGTTATCAGAGCATCTATAAACGGTTTCTGGAGATTTTGAATTCGTTAGGTGTTGAAGTTGTGGAAACTGTTGGCAATCCATATGATCATTCG GAACAATCTCTACATTTCTTATCCATCAATATTGTTACTCTTCCTTTCCAACCTTTATTTTGTTGTAAAAGCTCCATGAGTTAA
- the LOC103710436 gene encoding early nodulin-like protein 3 produces MASPLLSSLVFLVLLLIVGSSEAKDFLVGGNTEAWKIPSSPSETLNQWAEANRFLVGDSLVWKYDGKKDSVLEVTREGYLSCTTSSPIAEHKDGSTVVKLPRSGPYYFISGAEGACEKGEKLIVVVISERLHRYRGISPAPSPLEYDGPAMAPVSSGQKLAGGITGGLVGVLAVIGMVARIL; encoded by the exons ATGGCTTCGCCGTTGCTCTCTTCCCTCGTGTTCCTCGTCCTTCTTCTCATCGTGGGAAGCTCTGAAGCTAAAGACTTCTTGGTTGGAGGTAACACCGAAGCATGGAAAATCCCCTCGTCTCCATCAGAAACCCTCAATCAGTGGGCGGAGGCGAACCGCTTTCTGGTCGGGGATTCGCTTG TTTGGAAGTATGATGGCAAGAAGGATTCGGTGCTGGAGGTGACGAGGGAGGGCTACCTGAGCTGCACCACTTCAAGCCCGATCGCCGAGCACAAGGATGGGAGCACGGTGGTGAAGCTCCCCCGTTCAGGGCCGTACTATTTCATCAGTGGAGCAGAGGGGGCCTGTGAGAAGGGGGAGAAGCTGATCGTCGTTGTGATATCAGAGAGGCTCCACCGGTACCGTGGGATCTCCCCTGCACCTTCCCCCTTGGAGTACGATGGTCCTGCAATGGCTCCGGTGAGCAGCGGCCAGAAGTTGGCAGGGGGGATTACAGGGGGCTTGGTGGGTGTTCTGGCTGTCATCGGAATGGTGGCGAGGATTCTTTGA